One genomic region from Mastacembelus armatus chromosome 21, fMasArm1.2, whole genome shotgun sequence encodes:
- the ppp2r3b gene encoding serine/threonine-protein phosphatase 2A regulatory subunit B'' subunit beta isoform X3: MRMRELSLRQDPDLRKELALLARGCDFVLPSRFKKRLKAFQQGQAQVRTEEPITTALSESIPKFYFPQGRPQANLNIDSLISKIEKIFSQFPNERATIEDMGQVAKACECPLYWKVPLFNLAGGDRTGFVSVHKFVAMWRKTLQTCHDDASKFVHLLAKPGCNYLEQDDFIPFLQDVVNSHAGLAFLKEAPDFHSRYITTVIQRIFYNVNRSWTGKITCSELRKSNFLQNVALLEQEEDVNQLTDFFSYEHFYVIYCKFWELDTDHDLYIDQKDLARHNDQAISHKMIERIFSGTVTRDRRVYKEGRLSYADFVWFLISEEDKKTDTSIEYWFRCMDLDGDGVLSMYELEYFYEEQCQKLEAMAIEPLPFEDCLCQMLDLVKPEVEGKITLRDLKRCKLSHIFFDTFFNIEKYLDHEQKDPFAVIREMETDGQEVSDWEKYAAEEYDILVAEEAANDQCNDVYDNPLSPLGQHISSELGLTKRHFFEIPSPHCNLDLDEYEYDDDFE; encoded by the exons ATGAGGATGAGGGAGCTGTCTCTGCGTCAGGACCCTGACCTGAGGAAGGAGTTGGCTTTGCTGGCACGCGGCTGTGACTTTGTTCTGCCCTCTCGGTTCAAGAAGAGGCTCAAAGCTTTCCAGCAAGGACAG GCCCAGGTGAGGACGGAGGAGCCCAtcaccacagcactgagtgaAAGCATTCCAAAGTTTTACTTCCCACAGGGCCGGCCCCAAGCCAACCTCAACATCGACAGTCTCATTTCCaaaattgagaaaatattttcCCAATTCCCCAATGAAAGGGCCACCATTGAGGACATGGGGCAGGTTGCCAAG GCCTGTGAGTGCCCTCTCTATTGGAAAGTGCCATTGTTCAACTTGGCTGGAGGCGACAGGACGGGCTTCGTGTCCGTTCACAAGTTTGTGGCTATGTGGAGAAA AACTCTGCAGACCTGTCATGATGATGCTTCTAAATTTGTGCACCTCTTGGCCAAGCCTGGCTGTAATTACCTGGAACAAGACGACTTTATTCCATTCCTGCAG GATGTGGTGAACTCGCATGCAGGCTTGGCCTTTCTAAAAGAAGCACCGGACTTTCACTCACGATACATCACCACG GTGATTCAGAGGATATTTTACAATGTGAACCGGTCATGGACTGGAAAAATAACATGTTCAGAACTCAGGAAAAGTAACTTTCTTCAG AATGTAGCGTTGCTGGAACAAGAGGAAGATGTGAACCAGCTGACAGACTTCTTCTCCTATGAACATTTCTATGTTATCTACTGCAAGTTCTGGGAGCTGGACACGGACCATGACCTCTACATAGATCAGAAGGACCTGGCACGACACAATGACCAAG CCATCTCACATAAGATGATTGAGAGAATATTCTCAGGAACAGTAACCAG GGACAGACGAGTGTATAAGGAGGGGCGGCTAAGTTACGCCGATTTTGTCTGGTTCCTCATCTCTGAGGAGGACAAAAAGACTGACACCAG tatAGAGTACTGGTTCCGCTGTATGGACCTGGATGGTGACGGGGTTCTCAGCATGTATGAGCTGGAGTACTTCTATGAGGAACAGTGTCAGAAGCTGGAGGCTATGGCTATTGAGCCTCTTCCTTTCGAGGACTGCCTCTGCCAAATGCTTGACCTTGTCAAGCCTGAGGTCGAAG GTAAGATCACGTTGCGGGACCTCAAGAGGTGCAAGTTGTCCCACATCTTTTTTGACACTTTCTTCAACATTGAGAAGTACCTTGACCATGAGCAGAAGGACCCTTTTGCTGTTATAAGG GAGATGGAGACAGATGGCCAGGAGGTTTCAGACTGGGAGAAATACGCTGCAGAGGAGTACGACATCCTTGTGGCGGAGGAGGCTGCTAACGATCAGTGCAATGATGT gtatGATAATCCTTTGAGCCCTTTAGGGCAGCACATCTCCAGTGAGCTGGGTCTGACAAAGAGACATTTCTTTGAGATCCCCAGTCCACACTGCAACCTGGACCTGGACGAATACGAGTATGACGATGACTTTGAATGA
- the LOC113123997 gene encoding cohesin subunit SA-2 isoform X2, whose amino-acid sequence MGRSAMQGVIDDWIEAYLTDRDSSLLDLISFFIQCSGCKGVVTAEMCQSKDDSDVMSKMVEELDEVVGLQYKKFLAFPWILTVTWPMDTDSVEYPLIQSGPYGRWFHSEFCEFVSVLVAQCQHSIIFDSYLMNTLISLLTELSNSYVRAFRHTCTLAAVKLLSSLVSVALSLSVGMENSQKLYEVQKTKTTRQKSTPQLEKIQKKITELQEKRAEIESMMDIIFKGVFLKRYRDVLPEIRSICMEELGLWMKLYSSAFLTDSYLKYMGWMMYDKIPDVRLKCVLSLQGLYGDPLLLPKLDLFTSRFKDRMISMTLDKDNEVAVQTMKLLVLISKISEDVLSPEDYSQLLQFVFSSQRPLAAAAGELLFSRLLNTVAPAADTQDEMNEEEAHKQQTLARLKALLQFYQESELHKHVVYLVDSLWDCGGALLKDWPTLTSILLQDSPGLTQAEEAVLVEILVASVRQASEGPALAGRSGAKKVMSAKEKKIQIDDCTKLTEHLLLVLPKLITKFSGSWDVVASLMKIPQYFLPEVAEAENTQVVSSLLAQMGAVLDLHSGPAVLEAAARTYLSLCGEEMSWFSVTRAARDSLVQRWVDQLTALLEGSLQVDSFSADKETTREILATLMKLRTFYNCHDLAQWNLFKLLSPLLLMEDSQGGAPPEVLLEVLQCLCYCMLWSLNTSSETLSSRDKAVAQRLQLRLFCERSHRFLSHSEHNVQQQAFLGVCDVLTAHSYQLHLWDPTSFGPLLYTPSPKLQRALLTFVCMQVFVGPDCDNQSRASDTSEVERLEDLHRRRNLLAAYCKLIVHGVLEMSMAAEIFMYYMKYYNDFGDIIKETMYRTRQIDKIESARTLVLCLQQLFVRLKKEQESGGKAHPGVQTFTSIKELARRYVLTFGDLVKFRECIVMIHRNGIEFVFQEFSQTPETPTPPYLSYLTILSEFSSKLLKPDKKTVFSYLQKHTAEHIIDLRQECWQPLIYYRASLLAVAEVEDAVSNVSSDKKLYLPNRSPFSKHKPDGSKSPCPFSPADSKVSKVHRAGFSPSHQKTTDTDLFSVPLEPPAKRLSTEECVLSISSEAEDEAVEVEV is encoded by the exons GACAGCGTGGAGTATCCCCTCATACAGTCCGGACCGTATGGCCGCTGGTTTCACTCCGAGTTCTGTGAGTTTGTGTCGGTGCTGGTGGCTCAGTGTCAGCACAGCATCATCTTTGACAGTTACCTGATGAACACACTCATCTCGCTGCTCACAGAGCTGTCAAACTCTTACGTACGAGCCTTCAGACACACCTGCACACTAGCAG CGGTGAAGCTGCTGAGCTCTCTAGTGAGTGTGGCTCTGAGCCTGAGTGTCGGGATGGAAAACAGTCAGAAACTGTATGAGGTGCAGAAGACAAAGACGACAAGACAGAAAAGCACGCCACAGCtggaaaaaatacagaagaagATCACAGAG CTGCAGGAGAAGAGAGCAGAGATAGAAAGCATGATGGACATCATCTTCAAAGGAGTTTTTCTGAAAAGATATCG TGATGTGCTTCCAGAAATCCGCTCGATCTGTATGGAGGAGCTGGGTTTGTGGATGAAGCTTTACAGTTCTGCATTCCTCACTGATAGCTACCTCAAATACATGGGCTGGATGATGTACGACAAG ATACCAGATGTGCGTCTCAAGTGTGTGTTAAGTCTGCAGGGTTTGTATGGCGATCCTCTGCTCCTGCCAAAACTAGACTTGTTCACCAGTCGCTTCAAG GACCGGATGATCTCCATGACCCTGGATAAAGACAATGAAGTGGCAGTTCAGACCATGAAACTATTGGTTCTCATTTCTAA AATATCTGAGGATGTGCTCAGTCCTGAAGACTATAGCCAGCTCCTTCAGTTTGTCTTCTCCTCACAGCGCCCTCTAGCAGCCGCCGCAGGGGAGCTGCTCTTCTCAAG GCTTCTCAACACTGTAGCTCCTGCAGCTGATACTCAGGATGAAATGAATGAGGAGGAGGCtcataaacaacaaacactggcCAGACTGAAGGCTCTGCTGCAGTTCTACCAGGAGTCTGAG ctgcaTAAGCATGTGGTGTACCTGGTGGACAGTCTGTGGGACTGTGGTGGAGCTCTGCTGAAGGACTGGCCCACACTCACATCTATACTACTGCAGGACAGTCCAG gtcTTACTCAGGCAGAAGAAGCGGTGCTTGTAGAGATTCTGGTGGCGTCGGTGCGTCAGGCCTCAGAGGGCCCAGCTCTGGCTGGGAGGAGTGGAGCGAAGAAG GTAATGAGtgccaaagaaaagaaaattcagaTTGATGACTGTACTAAGCTCACTGAACATCTCCTCCTGGTGCTTCCTAAGTTAATAACCAAG TTTTCAGGCAGCTGGGATGTTGTTGCCTCCCTGATGAAGATTCCTCAGTATTTCCTCCCAGAGGTTGCtgaggctgaaaacacacag GTGGTCTCCTCTCTGTTGGCACAGATGGGAGCTGTTTTGGACCTCCATTCGGGCCCTGCTGTTCTGGAGGCAGCGGCGCGCACATACCTCAGTCTGTGTGGGGAGGAGATGAGCTGGTTCTCCGTGACCCGAGCCGCCAGAGACTCTCTGGTCCAGCGCTGGGTGGACCAGCTAACAGCTCTGCTGGAGGGCTCACTACAG gTCGACAGTTTCTCTGCTGACAAGGAAACAACCAGAGAAATTTTAGCCACACTGATGAAACTAAGAACCTTCTATAA CTGTCATGACCTTGCTCAGTGGAATCTGTTTAAGCTGCTGTCTCCACTCCTGTTGATGGAGGACAGCCAGGGAGGAGCACCACCCGAG GTGCTGTTGGAAgtactgcagtgtttgtgttactgtATGCTCTGGTCTCTCAACACGAGCAGTGAAACTCTGAGCTCCAGA gacAAAGCTGTAGCCCAGAGGCTTCAGTTACGTCTGTTCTGTGAGAGGAGTCACCGCTTTCTCTCCCACTCTGAGCACAATGTGCAGCAACAG GCTTTCCTCGGTGTCTGTGACGTCCTGACAGCTCATTCCTACCAGCTGCACCTGTGGGATCCCACCTCCTTTGGTCCTCTGCTCTACACACCCAGTCCCAAACTGCAGAGGGCGCTGTTGACCTTTGTGTGCATGCAAGTCTTTGTTGGACCAGACTGTGATAATCAGAGCAGGG CCAGTGATACCTCTGAAGTGGAGAGGCTCGAGGACCttcacagaagaagaaatctgCTTGCGGCCTACTGCAAACTGATAGTACACGGCGTGCTAGAGATGAGCATGGCAGCGGAGATCTTCATGTACTACATGAAG TATTATAATGACTTTGGAGACATCATCAAGGAGACGATGTATAGGACAAGACAGATAGATAAGATCGAGAGTGCTCGGACGCTGGTGCTCTGCTTGCAGCAG CTGTTTGTGCGTCTTAAGAAGGAGCAGGAGAGTGGCGGTAAGGCTCACCCAGGAGTCCAGACCTTCACCAGCATCAAGGAGCTGGCCAGGCGCTACGTTCTTACTTTTGGGGACCTTGTCAAGTTTCGTGAATGTATTGTCATGATCCACAG GAACGGCATAGAGTTTGTGTTTCAAGAGTTTAGCCAGACGCCAGAAACACCTACACCACCATACCTCTCCTACCTGACCATCCTCAGTGAGTTCTCAAGCAAACTGCTCAAACCAGACAAGAAAACAGT CTTCTCCtacctgcagaaacacacagcagagcacaTCATCGACCTCAGGCAGGAGTGCTGGCAACCACTTATCTACTATCGCGCCTCCCTATTGGCTGTAGCCGAAGTGGAGGATGCAGTGTCCAACGTTAGCTCAGACAAGAAGCTCTACCTGCCCAACCGCTCTCCCTTCTCCAAACATAAACCGGACG gaAGCAAGTCCCCCTGTCCATTCAGCCCAGCTGATTCTAAAGTTAGTAAGGTTCACAGAGCCGGCTTCAGTCCAAG CCATCAGAAGACAACTGATACAgatctgttttctgttccaCTGGAACCTCCCGCAAAGAGACTCAGCACTGAGGAGTGTGTCCTGAGCATTAGCAGTGAGGCGGAAGATGAGGCtgtggaggtggaggtttgA